DNA sequence from the Desulfovibrio sp. ZJ209 genome:
CCCTGCTCCTGCTTATTCCGCGACCGGCGCTCGCCGCCTTCACCTCGGCCCATGACGGCGTCCCTGTGGAGAGCGCCTGGAACCCGGCGCCGGCCAGGGACGACATCGTGCTGCCCATGCCCTGCGGCCTTTCCCTCACCCTGCGGGCCGTGGCGGTGCCCGCGGGCGGCCTCATCAAGGACAGGACCTTCTCCATGGGCGTGGTCAACGCGGCCGACGGCGAGCGCCAGATCTACGAACGCCAGTTCGACGGCCACATCGCCGCGCCCTTCACCGAAGGGGACCTCCCCGCGGACTGGCGGGGCGCCGTGGCAGGAGGGGCCAAAAAAACCGGTGCCGACACCTATTATTTCATCGGCAAGTACGAGATCTCGCGCCTCCAGTGGGACGCGGTGATGCGCGCCGTGAACGACGACGGCATCGTGGACGAAGCCGCCTGCCCGGTGAAGGGCGCGACCGCGCCGGCCGGCGCCAACTTGCCGCAGGGCGGCGTCTCGTGGTTCGACGCGCAGCAGTTCCTCCAGAAATACAATGCCTGGCTCGTGCGCGAGCACCCGGAGAGCCTGCCGCACTTCGCGGGCACGAAAAACGTGGGCTTTTTGCGCCTGCCCACCGAGGAGGAATGGGAATTCGCGGCGCGCGGCGGCGCCGGCGTGGCCCCGGAATGGTGGGCCGACAAGGACGTGTTCCCGCTGGAGGAAGGCAAGGCGCTCAAGGATTATGGCGTCTTTTCCGGGGATACGGCGCTCTCCGGGCCCGCGCCCATAGGCTCGCGCCACGCCAACCCGCTGGGCCTGCACGACACGCTCGGCAATGTGCGCGAAATGACGGACGGCTTCTTCCGCCTGTCCATCGCCGACATGCAGGGCGGCATGGTGCGCCACCGCCTGCACGGGGCGGCTGGCGGCGTGCTCGTCAAGGGCGGCGGCTTCCGCAGCGACGAGGCCGGGGTGGCGCCCGGGCGGCGCGACGAGGTGCCGCTGTACACAGCTTCGGGCCCGAGCCGGCCGGAAGATCTGGGCCTGCGCCTCGTGCTCTCGGGCATCAATATCCCCAATGCGGAGCGGCTCGAGACGCTGCGCAAGGAGGAACGCGCGCCCGCGCCCATGCCCGGGGCCGTGAAGCCGGGGCGCACGCCGCTGGAGGCCGTGGAGGCCCTGGCGGCCACGGCGCCGGCCCTCAAGCCGCAGCTCGACCAGTTGCGCGCCATGCTCGAGGACCAGGAAAGCGCGGGCCAGCGCGAGCGCGCCGCCACCCTGGAGCACGAATTCCGCTCCCTGCTCTACCAGGCCGAGACCCTGCGGGCCTTCGCCTTTCGCTACAGCGCGGCGCACAAGCAGGAGGAAAAGATCCGCGAGATGCTGAAAAAGCCCGCGGACGCGGCCACCAAAAAGCAGCTTGAAAAGCTCAGGGCCGAGGTGGCCGGCGACCTCAAGGACTATCTCGAATCCCTGCGCATGGGCGCGGGCTATTACAAGACGAGCCTCGCCCTCGTGGGGGCGGCCCCGAAGGACGAGACCGAACGCCTCGCCGCGCAGGCCAGGCGCGAATACGGCGGCGCGGGCGTGTTCAACACGCACATGACGCAGAATATCGGCGTGCTCGAAAAATGGCTGGCCCAGGCCCGCGCCAAGGGGGCCGCGTCCCTGAGCGTCAGGGACATCCTCAAGGGCATCCTGCCCGAGCAGCATTACAAGGTGCTGCCGCTCTAGCGGCGGAAAACCACAGCATTCCCACGGAGACCATGTTTTACGGCTGGAAACTCGGCGCCCTCACCATGGGCTGCAACTTCATGCTCCAAGGCAGCGCCCTCTACTGCATGAACGCCTTTATGGAACCGCTCTGCGAGCTCAACGGCTGGACGCGCGCCGGCCTCAACCTGAGCATGGGCGTGGCCTCGCTCATGGGGCAGCTCGCCATGCCGCTGGCAGCGGCCGTGTCCGCCAGACGCTCCCTGCGCCTGCTCACCACGCTGGGCGCGCTCGCGGGCGGCGCCGCCACGCTCGGCATGGGCCTGACCGGCAACCTCGCGCTCTTCACGCTCTCTTTCATCCTTGTCTGGGTGTGCAGCCAGTTTTGCGGCGGCGTGGTGGGCAATGCGCTCATCAGCCGCTGGTTCCGCCATTTTCAGGGCCGCGCCTTCGGCCTCGCCAATGCCGGCACCTCGCTTTCAGGCGTCATCCTGCCCTTTTTCTGCATGCTGCTCATCCACAGCTTCGGGGTGACGGCGGCGTACACGGCGCTCGGCGTGCTCACCTGCCTTTTGGCGCCGCTCTCGTGGAAGCTCGTGCGCGACGAGCCCCAAGCCCTCGGGCTGCACCCGGACGGCCGGCGCCATGAGCCGCATGTGCCCAGGGCCGCGCCCATGAACACCTCCTTCACGGCGCTCGCCCATTCGCGCCCGGCGTGGTTCGTGGGCGCCGCCTTCGGGCTCGCGCTCATGACCGGCTCGGCCTTCATGAGCCAGATGAAGCCGCGCTTCGCGGACCTCGGCCTCGAGGCGTGGACGGCCATGCTGCTCGCCTGCCTTTCCGCGCTGTTCGCGGCGCTCGCCAAGTACGCCTGGGGCTGGGTGAGCGACCGCGCAACGCCCCTCACCGCGTCCAGGCTGATCATGGCCCTGAGCGCGGCCAGCGTGGCGCTCTTGGCGCTGCCGCCAACGCTCCCGAGCCTCGTTGTGTTCAGCATGGCCTTCGGCGGCTGCATCGGGGGCCTGTGGGCGGTGCTGCCCGCGGTGGTGGCCTGGTATTTCGGCAGCCGCAACTTCCTCGCGGCCTACAAGTTCATCTCGCTGTTCATCATCCTGCGCTGCGCGGGCTTTCCGGTGGTGGCCCTCTCGCACGACCTCTTCGGGAGCTATGCGCTGGCTGACGCCTTTTTCGGCGCTGCCCTGCTCACCGCTCTTGTGCTCACCTTCCTGCTCCGGCCCGGCGGCGCCGTGGAGAACACGCATCACCGGCGCTGAGGCGCGCCGCTAGTTGGCCGCCCCCGAAGCGGAAGAGGCGTGCGCGGCCTGTGCGGCCTCGGCCTTGGCTGCGGCCACCGGCGTGGGGCTGGCGCCCCAGGGCGTACCGCTGAGCAGGCCGCCGGGCTGGTCGGTCATGAACATGTGCGTGGTGGGGTAGGCCCCCAGCACATGCTCGTCATTGAGCTTCTGCTGGATGGCGAGGTTCACGGCCGAGCGCGTCAACTGGAAGCGCTTGATATTGGGCTCGTGCACGACATAGATG
Encoded proteins:
- a CDS encoding SUMF1/EgtB/PvdO family nonheme iron enzyme yields the protein MPAPAFSPRFGARCRRALALLLPLLLLIPRPALAAFTSAHDGVPVESAWNPAPARDDIVLPMPCGLSLTLRAVAVPAGGLIKDRTFSMGVVNAADGERQIYERQFDGHIAAPFTEGDLPADWRGAVAGGAKKTGADTYYFIGKYEISRLQWDAVMRAVNDDGIVDEAACPVKGATAPAGANLPQGGVSWFDAQQFLQKYNAWLVREHPESLPHFAGTKNVGFLRLPTEEEWEFAARGGAGVAPEWWADKDVFPLEEGKALKDYGVFSGDTALSGPAPIGSRHANPLGLHDTLGNVREMTDGFFRLSIADMQGGMVRHRLHGAAGGVLVKGGGFRSDEAGVAPGRRDEVPLYTASGPSRPEDLGLRLVLSGINIPNAERLETLRKEERAPAPMPGAVKPGRTPLEAVEALAATAPALKPQLDQLRAMLEDQESAGQRERAATLEHEFRSLLYQAETLRAFAFRYSAAHKQEEKIREMLKKPADAATKKQLEKLRAEVAGDLKDYLESLRMGAGYYKTSLALVGAAPKDETERLAAQARREYGGAGVFNTHMTQNIGVLEKWLAQARAKGAASLSVRDILKGILPEQHYKVLPL
- a CDS encoding MFS transporter, which gives rise to MFYGWKLGALTMGCNFMLQGSALYCMNAFMEPLCELNGWTRAGLNLSMGVASLMGQLAMPLAAAVSARRSLRLLTTLGALAGGAATLGMGLTGNLALFTLSFILVWVCSQFCGGVVGNALISRWFRHFQGRAFGLANAGTSLSGVILPFFCMLLIHSFGVTAAYTALGVLTCLLAPLSWKLVRDEPQALGLHPDGRRHEPHVPRAAPMNTSFTALAHSRPAWFVGAAFGLALMTGSAFMSQMKPRFADLGLEAWTAMLLACLSALFAALAKYAWGWVSDRATPLTASRLIMALSAASVALLALPPTLPSLVVFSMAFGGCIGGLWAVLPAVVAWYFGSRNFLAAYKFISLFIILRCAGFPVVALSHDLFGSYALADAFFGAALLTALVLTFLLRPGGAVENTHHRR